Proteins encoded together in one Salmo trutta chromosome 3, fSalTru1.1, whole genome shotgun sequence window:
- the LOC115185143 gene encoding catenin beta-1 isoform X3, producing MASQSDLMELDMAMEPDRKAAVSHWQQQSYLDSGIHSGATTTAPSLSGKGNPEEEDVDNQVLYEWEQGFSQSFTQDQVADIDGQYAMTRAQRVRAAMFPETLDEGMQLPSTQFDGAHPTNVQRLAEPSQMLKHAVVNLINYQDDAELATRAIPELTKLLNDEDQVVVNKAAVMVHQLSKKEASRHAIMRSPQMVSAIVRTMQNTNDVETARCTAGTLHNLSHHREGLLAIFKSGGIPALVKMLGSPVDSVLFYAITTLHNLLLHQEGAKMAVRLAGGLQKMVALLNKTNVKFLAITTDCLQILAYGNQESKLIILASGGPQALVNIMRTYTYEKLLWTTSRVLKVLSVCSSNKPAIVEAGGMQALGLHLTDPSQRLVQNCLWTLRNLSDAATKQTTLAEVDVMQEGMEGLLGTLVQLLGSDDINVVTCAAGILSNLTCNNYKNKMMVCQVGGIEALVRTVLRAGDREDITEPAICALRHLTSRHQDAEMAQNAVRLHYGLPVVVKLLHPPSHWPLIKATVGLIRNLALCPANHAPLREQGAIPRLVQLLVRAHQDTQRRTSMGGTQQQFVEGVRMEEIVEGCTGALHILARDVHNRIVIRGLNTIPLFVQLLYSPIENIQRVAAGVLCELAQDKEAAEAIEAEGATAPLTELLHSRNEGVATYAAAVLFRMSEDKPQDYKKRLSVELTSSLFRTEPMTWNETGDLGLDIGAQGDALGYRQEGVSSDLNEPAL from the exons AAAGGCTGCAGTGAGCCACTGGCAGCAGCAGTCATACCTGGACTCTGGTATCCACTCAGGGGCTACCACCACCGCCCCCTCCCTGAGTGGGAAGGGCAAcccagaggaggaggatgtggatAACCAGGTGCTGTACGAGTGGGAGCAGGGCTTCTCTCAGTCCTTCACACAAGACCAAGTGGCAG ACATTGATGGGCAGTATGCCATGACCAGAGCCCAGAGGGTGCGTGCGGCCATGTTTCCAGAGACCCTGGACGAGGGCATGCAGCTCCCCTCCACACAGTTCGATGGGGCCCACCCCACCAACGTGCAGCGGCTGGCTGAGCCCTCTCAGATGCTGAAGCATGCCGTGGTGAACCTCATCAACTACCAGGATGACGCCGAGCTGGCCACCCGCGCCATCCCTGAGCTGACCAAACTACTCAACGACGAGGACCAG GTGGTGGTGAACAAGGCTGCAGTGATGGTACACCAGCTGTCCAAGAAGGAGGCTAGCCGCCACGCCATCATGCGCTCCCCCCAGATGGTGTCGGCGATCGTGCGCACCATGCAGAACACCAACGATGTGGAGACAGCCCGCTGCACCGCCGGCACCCTGCACAACCTGTCCCACCACAGAGAGGGTCTGCTGGCCATCTTCAAGTCTGGGGGCATCCCTGCCCTTGTCAAAATGCTTGG GTCCCCAGTGGACTCGGTGCTGTTCTACGCCATCACCACCCTACACAACCTGCTGCTCCACCAGGAGGGTGCCAAGATGGCCGTGCGCCTGGCCGGGGGCCTGCAGAAAATGGTGGCCTTGCTCAACAAGACAAACGTCAAATTCCTCGCCATCACAACAGATTGCCTTCAGATCCTTGCCTACGGCAACCAAGAAAGCAAG CTTATCATCCTGGCCAGCGGTGGGCCCCAGGCCCTGGTCAACATCATGAGGACCTACACATATGAAAAGCTGTTGTGGACTACCAGTAGAGTTCTCAAagtgctctctgtctgctccagcAACAAGCCTGCCATCGTAGAGGCTG GTGGTATGCAGGCACTTGGGCTTCACCTCACAGACCCCAGTCAGAGACTAGTCCAGAACTGCCTGTGGACCCTCAGGAACCTGTCAGATGCTGCCACCAAACAG ACGACCTTAGCTGAAGTAGATGTGATGCAG GAGGGTATGGAAGGTCTGCTGGGGACCCTGGTCCAGCTCTTGGGCTCTGATGACATCAACGTGGTGACGTGTGCTGCCGGCATCCTGTCCAACCTCACCTGCAACAACTACAAGAACAAGATGATGGTGTGTCAGGTTGGAGGGATTGAGGCACTGGTCCGTACCGTGCTGCGTGCCGGAGACCGCGAGGACATCACTGAGCCGGCCATCTGCGCCCTGCGCCACCTCACCAGCCGCCACCAGGATGCTGAGATGGCCCAGAATGCCGTGCGGCTTCACTACGGCCTGCCTGTGGTGGTCAAGCTGCTGCATCCCCCCTCCCACTGGCCCCTCATCAAG GCCACTGTGGGCCTAATCCGTAACCTGGCTCTGTGTCCAGCCAACCATGCCCCTCTGCGTGAGCAGGGGGCCATCCCCAGACTGGTGCAGCTGCTGGTCAGAGCCCACCAGGACACCCAGAGACGCACCTCCATGGGAGGCACCCAGCAGCAGTTTGTG GAGGGAGTTCGTATGGAGGAGATTGTGGAGGGCTGTACTGGAGCTCTGCACATCCTGGCTAGAGACGTCCACAACAGAATCGTCATCAGAGGACTCAACACCATTCCACTCTTTGTCCAG CTGTTGTATTCTCCCATTGAGAACATTCAGCGTGTGGCTGCAGGAGTTCTGTGTGAGTTGGCCCAGGACAAGGAGGCAGCGGAGGCCATCGAGGCTGAGGGCGCCACCGCCCCCCTCACAGAGCTGCTTCACTCCAGAAACGAGGGCGTGG CCACCTATGCTGCTGCCGTTCTGTTCCGTATGTCTGAAGACAAGCCCCAGGACTATAAGAAGCGTCTGTCTGTGGAGCTCACCAGCTCCCTGTTCAGGACGGAGCCTATGACCTGGAATGAG ACAGGAGATCTGGGCCTGGACATCGGAGCTCAGGGAGATGCCCTGGGCTACCGTCAAGAAG GTGTATCGTCTGATCTGAATGAACCTGCATTGTGA
- the LOC115185143 gene encoding catenin beta-1 isoform X2 encodes MASQSDLMELDMAMEPDRKAAVSHWQQQSYLDSGIHSGATTTAPSLSGKGNPEEEDVDNQVLYEWEQGFSQSFTQDQVADIDGQYAMTRAQRVRAAMFPETLDEGMQLPSTQFDGAHPTNVQRLAEPSQMLKHAVVNLINYQDDAELATRAIPELTKLLNDEDQVVVNKAAVMVHQLSKKEASRHAIMRSPQMVSAIVRTMQNTNDVETARCTAGTLHNLSHHREGLLAIFKSGGIPALVKMLGSPVDSVLFYAITTLHNLLLHQEGAKMAVRLAGGLQKMVALLNKTNVKFLAITTDCLQILAYGNQESKLIILASGGPQALVNIMRTYTYEKLLWTTSRVLKVLSVCSSNKPAIVEAGGMQALGLHLTDPSQRLVQNCLWTLRNLSDAATKQEGMEGLLGTLVQLLGSDDINVVTCAAGILSNLTCNNYKNKMMVCQVGGIEALVRTVLRAGDREDITEPAICALRHLTSRHQDAEMAQNAVRLHYGLPVVVKLLHPPSHWPLIKATVGLIRNLALCPANHAPLREQGAIPRLVQLLVRAHQDTQRRTSMGGTQQQFVEGVRMEEIVEGCTGALHILARDVHNRIVIRGLNTIPLFVQLLYSPIENIQRVAAGVLCELAQDKEAAEAIEAEGATAPLTELLHSRNEGVATYAAAVLFRMSEDKPQDYKKRLSVELTSSLFRTEPMTWNETGDLGLDIGAQGDALGYRQEDPSYRSFHSGGYGQDSMGMDSMMDHDMGAHHPGPEYPVDGLPDLGHAQDLIDGLPPGDSNQLAWFDTDL; translated from the exons AAAGGCTGCAGTGAGCCACTGGCAGCAGCAGTCATACCTGGACTCTGGTATCCACTCAGGGGCTACCACCACCGCCCCCTCCCTGAGTGGGAAGGGCAAcccagaggaggaggatgtggatAACCAGGTGCTGTACGAGTGGGAGCAGGGCTTCTCTCAGTCCTTCACACAAGACCAAGTGGCAG ACATTGATGGGCAGTATGCCATGACCAGAGCCCAGAGGGTGCGTGCGGCCATGTTTCCAGAGACCCTGGACGAGGGCATGCAGCTCCCCTCCACACAGTTCGATGGGGCCCACCCCACCAACGTGCAGCGGCTGGCTGAGCCCTCTCAGATGCTGAAGCATGCCGTGGTGAACCTCATCAACTACCAGGATGACGCCGAGCTGGCCACCCGCGCCATCCCTGAGCTGACCAAACTACTCAACGACGAGGACCAG GTGGTGGTGAACAAGGCTGCAGTGATGGTACACCAGCTGTCCAAGAAGGAGGCTAGCCGCCACGCCATCATGCGCTCCCCCCAGATGGTGTCGGCGATCGTGCGCACCATGCAGAACACCAACGATGTGGAGACAGCCCGCTGCACCGCCGGCACCCTGCACAACCTGTCCCACCACAGAGAGGGTCTGCTGGCCATCTTCAAGTCTGGGGGCATCCCTGCCCTTGTCAAAATGCTTGG GTCCCCAGTGGACTCGGTGCTGTTCTACGCCATCACCACCCTACACAACCTGCTGCTCCACCAGGAGGGTGCCAAGATGGCCGTGCGCCTGGCCGGGGGCCTGCAGAAAATGGTGGCCTTGCTCAACAAGACAAACGTCAAATTCCTCGCCATCACAACAGATTGCCTTCAGATCCTTGCCTACGGCAACCAAGAAAGCAAG CTTATCATCCTGGCCAGCGGTGGGCCCCAGGCCCTGGTCAACATCATGAGGACCTACACATATGAAAAGCTGTTGTGGACTACCAGTAGAGTTCTCAAagtgctctctgtctgctccagcAACAAGCCTGCCATCGTAGAGGCTG GTGGTATGCAGGCACTTGGGCTTCACCTCACAGACCCCAGTCAGAGACTAGTCCAGAACTGCCTGTGGACCCTCAGGAACCTGTCAGATGCTGCCACCAAACAG GAGGGTATGGAAGGTCTGCTGGGGACCCTGGTCCAGCTCTTGGGCTCTGATGACATCAACGTGGTGACGTGTGCTGCCGGCATCCTGTCCAACCTCACCTGCAACAACTACAAGAACAAGATGATGGTGTGTCAGGTTGGAGGGATTGAGGCACTGGTCCGTACCGTGCTGCGTGCCGGAGACCGCGAGGACATCACTGAGCCGGCCATCTGCGCCCTGCGCCACCTCACCAGCCGCCACCAGGATGCTGAGATGGCCCAGAATGCCGTGCGGCTTCACTACGGCCTGCCTGTGGTGGTCAAGCTGCTGCATCCCCCCTCCCACTGGCCCCTCATCAAG GCCACTGTGGGCCTAATCCGTAACCTGGCTCTGTGTCCAGCCAACCATGCCCCTCTGCGTGAGCAGGGGGCCATCCCCAGACTGGTGCAGCTGCTGGTCAGAGCCCACCAGGACACCCAGAGACGCACCTCCATGGGAGGCACCCAGCAGCAGTTTGTG GAGGGAGTTCGTATGGAGGAGATTGTGGAGGGCTGTACTGGAGCTCTGCACATCCTGGCTAGAGACGTCCACAACAGAATCGTCATCAGAGGACTCAACACCATTCCACTCTTTGTCCAG CTGTTGTATTCTCCCATTGAGAACATTCAGCGTGTGGCTGCAGGAGTTCTGTGTGAGTTGGCCCAGGACAAGGAGGCAGCGGAGGCCATCGAGGCTGAGGGCGCCACCGCCCCCCTCACAGAGCTGCTTCACTCCAGAAACGAGGGCGTGG CCACCTATGCTGCTGCCGTTCTGTTCCGTATGTCTGAAGACAAGCCCCAGGACTATAAGAAGCGTCTGTCTGTGGAGCTCACCAGCTCCCTGTTCAGGACGGAGCCTATGACCTGGAATGAG ACAGGAGATCTGGGCCTGGACATCGGAGCTCAGGGAGATGCCCTGGGCTACCGTCAAGAAG ACCCTAGCTATCGCTCCTTCCACTCTGGGGGATATGGGCAGGACTCCATGGGTATGGACTCCATGATGGACCATGACATGGGTGCCCACCACCCAGGCCCTGAATACCCAGTCGACGGGCTGCCCGACCTGGGCCACGCCCAAGACCTGATCGATGGGCTTCCCCCAGGCGACAGCAATCAGTTGGCTTGGTTTGATACTGACCTGTAA
- the LOC115185143 gene encoding catenin beta-1 isoform X1: MASQSDLMELDMAMEPDRKAAVSHWQQQSYLDSGIHSGATTTAPSLSGKGNPEEEDVDNQVLYEWEQGFSQSFTQDQVADIDGQYAMTRAQRVRAAMFPETLDEGMQLPSTQFDGAHPTNVQRLAEPSQMLKHAVVNLINYQDDAELATRAIPELTKLLNDEDQVVVNKAAVMVHQLSKKEASRHAIMRSPQMVSAIVRTMQNTNDVETARCTAGTLHNLSHHREGLLAIFKSGGIPALVKMLGSPVDSVLFYAITTLHNLLLHQEGAKMAVRLAGGLQKMVALLNKTNVKFLAITTDCLQILAYGNQESKLIILASGGPQALVNIMRTYTYEKLLWTTSRVLKVLSVCSSNKPAIVEAGGMQALGLHLTDPSQRLVQNCLWTLRNLSDAATKQTTLAEVDVMQEGMEGLLGTLVQLLGSDDINVVTCAAGILSNLTCNNYKNKMMVCQVGGIEALVRTVLRAGDREDITEPAICALRHLTSRHQDAEMAQNAVRLHYGLPVVVKLLHPPSHWPLIKATVGLIRNLALCPANHAPLREQGAIPRLVQLLVRAHQDTQRRTSMGGTQQQFVEGVRMEEIVEGCTGALHILARDVHNRIVIRGLNTIPLFVQLLYSPIENIQRVAAGVLCELAQDKEAAEAIEAEGATAPLTELLHSRNEGVATYAAAVLFRMSEDKPQDYKKRLSVELTSSLFRTEPMTWNETGDLGLDIGAQGDALGYRQEDPSYRSFHSGGYGQDSMGMDSMMDHDMGAHHPGPEYPVDGLPDLGHAQDLIDGLPPGDSNQLAWFDTDL, translated from the exons AAAGGCTGCAGTGAGCCACTGGCAGCAGCAGTCATACCTGGACTCTGGTATCCACTCAGGGGCTACCACCACCGCCCCCTCCCTGAGTGGGAAGGGCAAcccagaggaggaggatgtggatAACCAGGTGCTGTACGAGTGGGAGCAGGGCTTCTCTCAGTCCTTCACACAAGACCAAGTGGCAG ACATTGATGGGCAGTATGCCATGACCAGAGCCCAGAGGGTGCGTGCGGCCATGTTTCCAGAGACCCTGGACGAGGGCATGCAGCTCCCCTCCACACAGTTCGATGGGGCCCACCCCACCAACGTGCAGCGGCTGGCTGAGCCCTCTCAGATGCTGAAGCATGCCGTGGTGAACCTCATCAACTACCAGGATGACGCCGAGCTGGCCACCCGCGCCATCCCTGAGCTGACCAAACTACTCAACGACGAGGACCAG GTGGTGGTGAACAAGGCTGCAGTGATGGTACACCAGCTGTCCAAGAAGGAGGCTAGCCGCCACGCCATCATGCGCTCCCCCCAGATGGTGTCGGCGATCGTGCGCACCATGCAGAACACCAACGATGTGGAGACAGCCCGCTGCACCGCCGGCACCCTGCACAACCTGTCCCACCACAGAGAGGGTCTGCTGGCCATCTTCAAGTCTGGGGGCATCCCTGCCCTTGTCAAAATGCTTGG GTCCCCAGTGGACTCGGTGCTGTTCTACGCCATCACCACCCTACACAACCTGCTGCTCCACCAGGAGGGTGCCAAGATGGCCGTGCGCCTGGCCGGGGGCCTGCAGAAAATGGTGGCCTTGCTCAACAAGACAAACGTCAAATTCCTCGCCATCACAACAGATTGCCTTCAGATCCTTGCCTACGGCAACCAAGAAAGCAAG CTTATCATCCTGGCCAGCGGTGGGCCCCAGGCCCTGGTCAACATCATGAGGACCTACACATATGAAAAGCTGTTGTGGACTACCAGTAGAGTTCTCAAagtgctctctgtctgctccagcAACAAGCCTGCCATCGTAGAGGCTG GTGGTATGCAGGCACTTGGGCTTCACCTCACAGACCCCAGTCAGAGACTAGTCCAGAACTGCCTGTGGACCCTCAGGAACCTGTCAGATGCTGCCACCAAACAG ACGACCTTAGCTGAAGTAGATGTGATGCAG GAGGGTATGGAAGGTCTGCTGGGGACCCTGGTCCAGCTCTTGGGCTCTGATGACATCAACGTGGTGACGTGTGCTGCCGGCATCCTGTCCAACCTCACCTGCAACAACTACAAGAACAAGATGATGGTGTGTCAGGTTGGAGGGATTGAGGCACTGGTCCGTACCGTGCTGCGTGCCGGAGACCGCGAGGACATCACTGAGCCGGCCATCTGCGCCCTGCGCCACCTCACCAGCCGCCACCAGGATGCTGAGATGGCCCAGAATGCCGTGCGGCTTCACTACGGCCTGCCTGTGGTGGTCAAGCTGCTGCATCCCCCCTCCCACTGGCCCCTCATCAAG GCCACTGTGGGCCTAATCCGTAACCTGGCTCTGTGTCCAGCCAACCATGCCCCTCTGCGTGAGCAGGGGGCCATCCCCAGACTGGTGCAGCTGCTGGTCAGAGCCCACCAGGACACCCAGAGACGCACCTCCATGGGAGGCACCCAGCAGCAGTTTGTG GAGGGAGTTCGTATGGAGGAGATTGTGGAGGGCTGTACTGGAGCTCTGCACATCCTGGCTAGAGACGTCCACAACAGAATCGTCATCAGAGGACTCAACACCATTCCACTCTTTGTCCAG CTGTTGTATTCTCCCATTGAGAACATTCAGCGTGTGGCTGCAGGAGTTCTGTGTGAGTTGGCCCAGGACAAGGAGGCAGCGGAGGCCATCGAGGCTGAGGGCGCCACCGCCCCCCTCACAGAGCTGCTTCACTCCAGAAACGAGGGCGTGG CCACCTATGCTGCTGCCGTTCTGTTCCGTATGTCTGAAGACAAGCCCCAGGACTATAAGAAGCGTCTGTCTGTGGAGCTCACCAGCTCCCTGTTCAGGACGGAGCCTATGACCTGGAATGAG ACAGGAGATCTGGGCCTGGACATCGGAGCTCAGGGAGATGCCCTGGGCTACCGTCAAGAAG ACCCTAGCTATCGCTCCTTCCACTCTGGGGGATATGGGCAGGACTCCATGGGTATGGACTCCATGATGGACCATGACATGGGTGCCCACCACCCAGGCCCTGAATACCCAGTCGACGGGCTGCCCGACCTGGGCCACGCCCAAGACCTGATCGATGGGCTTCCCCCAGGCGACAGCAATCAGTTGGCTTGGTTTGATACTGACCTGTAA